The Methanobrevibacter olleyae genome has a segment encoding these proteins:
- the cas5b gene encoding type I-B CRISPR-associated protein Cas5b, whose product MSEKLIAFDIWGDYAYFRRGYTTTSTVSFPFPSRTTIAGLISSILGFKRDSYYDIFEESNSKIGIKLLNPIKKVNINLNYINTKVGFNLYDINPKQGLRTQVQAEFLKNPKFRIYVSLNDINIMDALFDLLSNHKSIFTPYLGISECIANFKLVGDDFLSANKKFGKNVDIHSVLLKENSNIIIESGKKYGLVKSPGFMNFDRVVTKYLEYYYEEKGESIKISEGEYYSIGEDNVILF is encoded by the coding sequence ATGTCTGAAAAGCTTATAGCTTTTGATATATGGGGGGATTATGCTTACTTTAGGAGAGGTTATACTACTACTTCTACTGTATCTTTTCCTTTTCCAAGTAGAACTACTATTGCAGGACTTATTTCTTCAATCTTAGGGTTTAAAAGAGATTCTTACTATGATATTTTTGAGGAAAGTAATAGTAAAATTGGGATAAAACTTTTAAATCCTATTAAAAAGGTAAATATTAATTTAAATTACATAAATACTAAAGTAGGTTTTAATTTATATGATATCAATCCTAAACAAGGGTTAAGAACTCAAGTTCAGGCAGAATTTTTAAAAAATCCTAAATTTAGGATTTATGTGTCATTAAATGATATAAATATTATGGATGCCTTATTTGATTTATTAAGTAATCATAAATCTATTTTTACTCCATATTTAGGTATTTCAGAATGTATTGCTAATTTTAAATTAGTTGGAGATGATTTTTTATCTGCAAATAAAAAATTTGGCAAAAATGTTGATATTCATTCTGTTTTATTAAAAGAAAACTCTAATATTATTATTGAATCTGGAAAGAAATATGGTTTGGTTAAATCTCCAGGTTTCATGAATTTTGACAGAGTTGTTACTAAATATCTTGAATATTACTATGAAGAAAAAGGGGAGTCTATAAAAATTTCTGAAGGAGAATATTATTCTATTGGTGAAGATAATGTCATATTGTTCTAG
- the cas7b gene encoding type I-B CRISPR-associated protein Cas7/Csh2, which produces MNRSELLFLYDITDANPNGDPLDDNKPRLDEENEINLVTDVRLKRTIRDYLKDYKNEEIFIKEKRDKDGNLQDAKQRALDFANNEEFESFEEAKKQMKNKITEDCIDVRLFGATVPIEVKVKSKNKKESGSITLTGPVQFRMGRSLHKVEINHIKGTGAFASGSGKDQKTFREEYILPYSLISFYGVINENAAEETNMAEEDISLLIEGIWNGTKNLISRSKFGQVPRLLLQIEYEDNYFIGDLNNKISLSHDFDDEKKLRSINDCQIDISHLMENIEEDKDNIVKINYKFDNNISFKDFESIEDLLEAIKNLGIEIVEIGL; this is translated from the coding sequence ATGAACAGATCAGAACTTTTGTTTTTATATGATATAACTGATGCAAATCCTAATGGGGATCCCTTAGATGATAATAAACCAAGATTAGATGAAGAAAATGAAATTAATTTAGTCACTGATGTAAGATTAAAAAGAACTATTCGTGATTATTTAAAAGACTACAAAAATGAAGAAATTTTCATTAAAGAAAAAAGAGATAAAGATGGTAATCTTCAAGATGCTAAACAAAGAGCTTTAGATTTTGCTAATAATGAAGAATTTGAATCTTTTGAAGAAGCAAAAAAACAAATGAAAAATAAAATCACTGAAGATTGTATTGATGTGAGATTATTTGGAGCAACTGTTCCTATTGAAGTTAAAGTTAAATCTAAAAATAAAAAAGAGTCTGGTTCAATCACTTTAACTGGCCCAGTTCAGTTTAGAATGGGTAGGTCATTACATAAAGTAGAAATCAACCATATTAAAGGAACTGGTGCTTTTGCTTCAGGAAGTGGAAAAGATCAAAAAACATTCCGTGAAGAATATATTCTTCCATACTCTTTAATTTCTTTCTATGGAGTTATTAATGAAAATGCTGCAGAAGAAACTAATATGGCTGAAGAAGATATTTCTCTTTTAATTGAAGGTATTTGGAATGGTACTAAAAATCTAATTTCTCGTTCTAAATTTGGTCAAGTTCCAAGATTATTATTACAAATTGAGTATGAAGATAATTACTTTATCGGTGATTTAAATAATAAAATTTCTCTATCTCATGATTTTGATGATGAAAAAAAATTAAGAAGCATTAACGATTGCCAAATTGATATTTCACATTTAATGGAAAATATTGAAGAAGATAAAGATAATATTGTGAAAATTAATTATAAATTTGATAATAATATTTCATTTAAAGACTTTGAATCTATTGAGGATTTATTGGAAGCAATTAAAAATCTCGGTATTGAAATTGTAGAGATAGGATTATGA
- a CDS encoding TIGR02556 family CRISPR-associated protein, which yields MLNSLYELGKLWIEREDLNPIDVFLDAEKLKRSTKRVILVELDEISENQLKFSKISLKEYNPKDNLKYLYRSGSSRGTDITPSCLITELERTFNNKFFKWFEQNNDDDFLKAILNCLTDDKELIFDEILSVFNGLANSESNNVILTLAINSNDSFNYIGDYDIFKDILISKASEKYYKKDSKQIKGLGHCFLCDDEKEVFGLVSNSIGFAFSTPDKKGNVSDFNVENQWKQLPICGECALYLEAGKKFVEKYLSFREYGLTYYVIPNFLFDSKKAFNKLFNRIKRFENKMSYDDVAVAENKINDIVSDLNDVLEFKFLFFQASNNAFNILSYVESIIPSWMNKLYISQKEIIKLELFSEEYMKKIFSNEASGNFIKLLMGIEKEKIYPVLDNKWYVGFLRSFFSGYSFKIYLDLVSSVLSEKKLDFNFLLSRFMDEIRKNWRKEKNYQVKIDLFKSLSLFLLFNNLNLLKGGNFMLEEDVNLTYDVIDKILNTPDKKASFLLGSLTRRLTYKQYKELGSSPFINKLWGLSLDEKKIQKLYPMVLNKLREYDSAYPKLEQSISLNLLNAENNWKLTRDETSYYFTLGYTLAYAISNNKENNQNDKK from the coding sequence TTGTTAAATTCATTGTATGAATTAGGTAAATTATGGATTGAAAGAGAGGACTTAAATCCTATTGATGTTTTTCTAGATGCTGAAAAACTTAAAAGAAGTACAAAAAGAGTAATTTTAGTTGAACTAGATGAAATTAGTGAAAATCAACTTAAATTTAGTAAAATTTCTCTAAAAGAATATAATCCTAAGGATAATCTTAAGTATTTGTATAGGTCTGGATCATCTAGAGGAACAGATATAACTCCATCTTGTTTAATAACTGAGCTTGAAAGAACATTCAATAATAAATTTTTCAAATGGTTTGAACAAAATAATGATGATGACTTTTTAAAAGCTATTTTAAATTGTTTAACTGACGATAAAGAATTAATTTTTGATGAAATTCTATCAGTTTTTAATGGATTAGCTAATTCTGAAAGCAACAATGTTATTTTGACTTTGGCTATTAATTCTAATGATTCATTTAATTATATTGGGGATTATGATATATTTAAAGATATATTGATAAGTAAAGCTTCAGAAAAGTATTATAAAAAAGATTCTAAACAAATTAAAGGTTTGGGGCATTGTTTTTTGTGTGATGATGAAAAAGAAGTATTTGGCCTTGTTTCAAATTCTATTGGATTTGCTTTTTCTACTCCTGATAAGAAAGGAAATGTTTCAGATTTTAATGTAGAAAACCAGTGGAAACAGTTACCTATTTGTGGTGAATGTGCATTATATCTTGAAGCTGGAAAGAAATTTGTTGAAAAATATTTATCTTTTAGAGAATATGGATTAACATATTATGTAATTCCTAATTTTTTATTTGATTCAAAAAAAGCTTTTAATAAATTATTTAATAGAATCAAGCGTTTTGAAAATAAAATGTCATATGATGATGTAGCTGTAGCTGAAAATAAAATTAATGACATTGTATCGGATTTAAATGATGTTTTAGAGTTTAAATTTTTATTTTTCCAAGCATCAAATAATGCATTTAATATTTTATCATATGTTGAAAGCATTATTCCATCTTGGATGAATAAATTATATATTTCTCAAAAAGAAATTATAAAGCTAGAACTTTTTTCAGAAGAATATATGAAAAAGATTTTCTCAAATGAAGCTTCTGGTAATTTTATTAAATTATTAATGGGAATTGAAAAAGAAAAAATTTATCCAGTTTTAGATAATAAATGGTATGTTGGATTTTTAAGAAGTTTTTTCTCAGGTTATTCTTTTAAAATATATTTAGATTTGGTTAGTTCTGTTTTAAGTGAAAAAAAATTAGACTTTAATTTTTTACTTTCAAGATTTATGGATGAAATTAGGAAAAATTGGCGTAAAGAAAAAAATTATCAAGTAAAAATAGATTTATTTAAGTCATTATCTTTATTTTTATTATTTAATAATTTAAATTTATTGAAAGGAGGGAATTTTATGTTAGAAGAAGATGTTAATTTAACTTATGATGTTATAGATAAAATTTTAAATACACCTGATAAAAAAGCTAGTTTTTTATTAGGTTCTCTTACTAGGAGATTAACATATAAACAATATAAAGAATTAGGTTCTTCTCCATTTATTAATAAGTTATGGGGATTATCTTTAGATGAGAAAAAGATTCAAAAACTTTATCCTATGGTTTTAAATAAACTTAGGGAATATGATAGTGCTTATCCCAAATTAGAACAAAGTATTTCTCTTAACTTGTTAAATGCAGAGAATAATTGGAAATTAACTCGTGATGAAACTAGTTATTACTTTACTTTAGGATATACCTTAGCATATGCTATAAGTAATAACAAAGAAAATAATCAAAATGATAAAAAGTAA
- the cas6 gene encoding CRISPR-associated endoribonuclease Cas6, whose protein sequence is MGDRIRLILEFKSLNDCKYSDINKYDIQGFIYSLLKYDLVFKNYHDVVGFKFFNFSNIFPVSNFKKGTIKKLIISSPNSKFIYAVRDSLNEKENLCLNKLDIVIQSIKIINPKESNKFISSTPIVLFEDNSKNQYYSFKQNPDFDFFFNRLKDNAIKKYNAYTEKDFYLEDNLFNSFEFKREVSVRVRKNNNTFVIIGSLWKSLEIDINKENKDFYKFLLDTGLGEKNSLGFGMINDVR, encoded by the coding sequence TTGGGTGATAGAATTAGACTAATTTTAGAATTTAAATCTTTAAACGATTGCAAATATTCGGATATCAATAAATATGATATTCAGGGATTTATTTATTCATTACTTAAATATGATTTGGTTTTTAAGAATTATCATGATGTAGTTGGGTTTAAATTTTTTAATTTTTCAAATATTTTTCCAGTTTCTAATTTTAAAAAAGGTACTATTAAAAAATTAATTATCTCATCACCTAATTCTAAATTTATTTATGCTGTAAGAGATTCTTTAAATGAAAAAGAAAATCTTTGTTTAAATAAATTAGACATTGTTATACAGTCTATAAAGATTATTAACCCTAAAGAATCGAATAAATTTATTTCTAGCACTCCCATTGTTCTTTTTGAAGATAATTCTAAAAATCAATATTATTCTTTTAAACAAAATCCAGATTTTGATTTTTTCTTTAATAGGCTGAAAGATAATGCAATTAAAAAGTATAATGCATATACGGAAAAGGATTTTTATTTAGAAGATAATTTATTTAATTCTTTTGAATTTAAGAGGGAGGTTTCAGTTAGAGTTAGAAAGAATAATAATACTTTTGTTATTATTGGTAGTTTATGGAAAAGTTTAGAAATAGATATAAATAAAGAAAATAAAGATTTTTATAAGTTTTTACTGGATACTGGACTTGGGGAAAAGAATAGTCTAGGATTTGGTATGATTAATGATGTGAGGTGA
- a CDS encoding SseB family protein, giving the protein MASLNNKKLKKLLKSKSRLKIENNPDLFYREFLKSELYIPVVAMEKEDSLKDGDTLDLQIGFFDEENGDRNIYLFTDTNELEKAAYPIKSIAVNMMELSIILSQFDAEFNYIVINPYSIDSYKIDFNEFLDSNNF; this is encoded by the coding sequence ATGGCTTCTCTAAATAATAAAAAACTTAAAAAATTATTAAAGTCTAAATCAAGATTAAAAATAGAAAACAATCCAGATCTATTTTATAGAGAATTTTTAAAATCAGAGCTCTATATTCCAGTAGTTGCAATGGAAAAGGAAGACTCACTTAAAGATGGAGATACCCTTGATTTGCAAATAGGCTTCTTTGATGAGGAAAATGGAGACCGTAATATATATCTATTTACAGATACAAATGAACTAGAAAAAGCAGCTTATCCCATTAAATCAATAGCAGTTAATATGATGGAATTATCAATTATATTATCACAATTTGATGCTGAATTTAATTATATTGTAATTAACCCCTACAGTATTGACTCCTATAAAATAGATTTTAATGAATTTTTAGATAGCAATAATTTTTAA
- a CDS encoding SseB family protein gives MTLLSNYKLKSLMKKQSEMTDEENEHFINEFRKSELLVPLQVELDSLDLENINLDGFNEIDDEIRFHLKSFKGPSGKRTLPIFTDEENIHEIKLNTTVGSFFMRDLNKSIIPIKDSFDEIVINPSSENEYKISIDDFLGLFDEEREFEDLMKEIEEEMQEK, from the coding sequence ATGACTTTACTTTCAAATTATAAACTTAAATCACTAATGAAAAAACAATCAGAAATGACTGATGAGGAAAATGAACATTTTATAAATGAATTTAGAAAATCAGAATTACTAGTTCCTCTCCAAGTTGAGCTTGATTCACTTGATTTAGAAAATATAAATCTTGATGGATTTAATGAAATAGATGATGAAATCAGATTTCATTTAAAATCATTTAAAGGCCCCAGCGGAAAAAGAACTCTTCCAATATTTACAGATGAAGAAAACATTCATGAAATTAAATTAAACACAACAGTTGGATCTTTTTTTATGAGAGATTTAAATAAATCAATTATTCCAATAAAAGATAGTTTTGATGAGATTGTTATTAATCCAAGTTCAGAGAACGAATATAAAATAAGTATTGATGACTTTTTAGGATTATTTGATGAAGAACGTGAATTTGAAGATTTAATGAAAGAAATCGAAGAAGAAATGCAGGAAAAATAA
- a CDS encoding NUDIX hydrolase — MDTMWGLTVRGICEYNDKILLLKIRHNSSHDAGKWEIPGGKVKKCEFFDEALKREYIEETGLQITIDELYNAIQKNYTACKTGESIKSIQVIMKVSVNTDEVVISDEHDMYRWFTKEEINDMIKNNQLTPPAIDAFCR, encoded by the coding sequence ATGGATACTATGTGGGGATTAACTGTTAGAGGAATCTGTGAATATAATGATAAAATTTTACTTTTAAAAATAAGACATAATTCTTCTCATGATGCTGGTAAATGGGAAATTCCAGGAGGCAAAGTTAAAAAGTGTGAATTCTTTGATGAAGCTTTAAAAAGAGAATACATAGAAGAAACCGGTCTTCAAATAACTATTGATGAATTATACAATGCTATTCAAAAGAATTATACTGCATGTAAAACTGGAGAAAGTATAAAATCTATCCAAGTTATTATGAAAGTTAGTGTAAATACTGATGAAGTGGTGATAAGTGACGAACATGATATGTACAGGTGGTTCACTAAAGAGGAAATCAATGATATGATTAAAAATAATCAATTAACTCCTCCAGCTATTGATGCTTTTTGCAGGTAA
- a CDS encoding AAA family ATPase produces MKNLPMGDKQELQDNEFFNRFSEISNFTVLLDETKDSNAPNILLTGLRGVGKTVFLKKIKKLFEKDYLVLYLDFSRAEVYQKNNMSVEGLMNFYYKELIKESKCYGLNTFDKRIEKFFKTNNFKIKDFSSLNSFPIPIIENETNSEELINFVMDLPNKIYEENRDKIKGIIIFIDEFQIIKELDNYLESFLWKFRSFIQEQSNVAYVFSGSMSLQDQLISDIASYGGVFGGRMITFSLEPFNKKTVKEYLSERASNLILTEDAFERFFKCTSGIPAYINFFGRLLPKDIELNENDIEREFVDSISVFSIQLISTWSGLSSREQSIIISLLDGPKRRIDIANILGLTTGSLSNFLNSLQNQGLINMNKSNNLYELYEPMLVRWLKSEYQNKGIYPYRKI; encoded by the coding sequence ATGAAAAATTTACCTATGGGAGATAAACAAGAACTTCAAGATAATGAATTTTTTAATAGATTTTCTGAAATTTCAAATTTTACAGTTCTTTTAGATGAAACTAAAGATTCAAATGCACCAAATATTTTATTAACTGGTCTTCGAGGTGTTGGAAAAACTGTTTTTCTAAAGAAAATTAAAAAATTATTCGAAAAGGACTATTTAGTTTTATATTTAGATTTTTCAAGGGCAGAGGTTTATCAAAAAAATAATATGTCTGTGGAAGGTTTAATGAACTTTTATTATAAAGAATTAATAAAAGAATCTAAATGCTATGGTCTAAATACATTTGACAAGCGCATTGAAAAATTTTTTAAAACAAATAATTTTAAAATTAAGGATTTTTCATCTTTAAATTCATTTCCAATTCCTATAATTGAAAATGAAACAAATTCTGAAGAATTAATAAACTTTGTAATGGATTTGCCTAATAAAATTTATGAAGAAAATAGAGATAAAATCAAGGGCATTATCATTTTTATAGATGAATTTCAAATAATTAAAGAACTAGACAATTATCTTGAATCTTTTTTATGGAAATTTAGAAGTTTTATACAGGAACAGTCTAATGTTGCTTATGTCTTCTCAGGTTCTATGAGTTTACAAGATCAATTAATAAGTGATATTGCAAGTTATGGTGGTGTATTTGGTGGCAGGATGATAACTTTCTCTTTAGAACCCTTTAATAAAAAAACTGTTAAAGAATATTTATCAGAAAGGGCTTCTAATCTTATATTAACTGAGGATGCTTTTGAAAGATTTTTTAAATGTACATCTGGTATTCCGGCATATATTAATTTCTTTGGACGTTTGCTTCCTAAAGATATAGAGCTTAATGAAAATGATATTGAAAGAGAATTTGTTGATTCTATTTCTGTTTTTTCAATTCAATTAATAAGTACTTGGTCTGGATTATCTTCAAGAGAACAAAGTATCATTATTTCATTGTTGGATGGTCCTAAAAGAAGAATTGATATTGCTAATATTTTAGGTTTAACAACTGGATCTTTAAGTAATTTCTTAAACAGTCTACAAAATCAAGGGTTAATAAATATGAATAAATCCAATAATTTATATGAGCTTTATGAACCTATGCTTGTCAGATGGCTAAAATCAGAATATCAAAATAAGGGAATTTATCCTTATAGGAAAATATGA
- the rbr gene encoding rubrerythrin, producing the protein MADLKGTKTEANLQAAFAGESQAHTKYQYYASKAKKEGYVQIHDIFMETSKNEKEHAKIWFKLLHEGDIPDTIANLNAAADGENEEWTSMYKEFAETAIEEGFDEIAGLFTMVGNIEKEHEGRYRTLLANVEEENVFKKEEEIEWKCINCGHIIKGTDSPVICPVCKHPQSYFEERATNFK; encoded by the coding sequence ATGGCAGATTTAAAAGGTACTAAAACCGAAGCTAACTTACAAGCAGCTTTTGCTGGTGAGTCTCAAGCTCATACTAAATATCAATACTATGCAAGCAAAGCTAAAAAAGAAGGATATGTACAAATCCACGATATCTTTATGGAAACTTCTAAAAACGAAAAAGAACATGCTAAAATTTGGTTCAAACTTTTACATGAAGGAGATATCCCTGATACTATAGCTAACCTTAATGCAGCAGCAGATGGTGAAAACGAAGAATGGACTTCAATGTACAAAGAATTCGCAGAAACTGCAATCGAAGAAGGTTTCGATGAAATCGCAGGTTTATTCACCATGGTTGGTAATATTGAAAAAGAGCATGAAGGAAGATACAGAACCTTACTTGCAAATGTAGAAGAAGAAAACGTATTTAAAAAAGAAGAAGAAATTGAATGGAAATGTATTAACTGTGGTCACATAATCAAAGGAACTGATTCTCCTGTTATTTGTCCAGTATGTAAACACCCTCAATCTTACTTCGAAGAAAGAGCAACCAACTTTAAATAA
- a CDS encoding 5-formyltetrahydrofolate cyclo-ligase: MSLKEEKEYIRKSIYDKLLKNGQSLRPNGDYGKIPNFKGSEIAAKLLYGTDEWKNSKTIFCSPDSAQIPVRYLALIDDKNLIMASPNLEDGYLYLEGSKLNGYEKEASTKEGAFKHCFEKDLRNISIDLVVEGSVAVDRLGNRIGKGRGFADREIEDLLNRNLIDENTPLLTTIHPFQLVDYIPMESHDKKLNMIVSTEEIIRI, translated from the coding sequence ATGTCTCTTAAAGAAGAAAAAGAATACATTAGAAAATCAATTTATGATAAATTGCTTAAAAATGGTCAGTCTCTTCGCCCTAATGGAGATTATGGTAAAATTCCTAATTTTAAAGGATCAGAGATTGCTGCTAAACTATTGTATGGTACAGATGAATGGAAAAATTCAAAAACTATTTTTTGCAGTCCAGATTCTGCTCAAATTCCAGTTAGATATCTTGCTTTAATAGATGATAAAAATCTTATTATGGCAAGCCCTAACCTTGAAGATGGCTATCTGTATCTGGAAGGTTCTAAACTGAATGGTTATGAAAAAGAGGCATCTACTAAAGAAGGAGCTTTTAAGCATTGCTTTGAGAAAGATTTAAGAAATATTTCTATTGATTTAGTTGTAGAAGGCTCTGTTGCTGTGGATAGATTAGGAAATCGAATTGGAAAAGGAAGAGGATTTGCAGATAGGGAGATAGAAGACCTTTTAAATCGTAACCTAATTGATGAGAACACTCCTTTACTTACAACCATTCATCCATTCCAATTAGTTGATTATATTCCAATGGAAAGTCATGATAAAAAATTAAACATGATTGTCAGTACTGAGGAAATTATTAGGATTTAA
- a CDS encoding coiled-coil domain-containing protein has product MIIKAGKINKSRGNIVLTIGKEDVNKNNLEDGDFVILTPQEYEQLKTSSEIEVSTLEVVPDDEAVVKLEYDLKEAKSKEKILFSKVEELENINLELTTKLSQLEKANYINGNVLSDSESGSLIDEVKKLNGDIDDLNQEIKKLNKDLNESNEERIELLQDMNVLKTKMSFDAGELSRLHEREDKHKEILEIILRTNKNILDEIVNKTLTATINEINKELSETGIIRRIRGLTIVKEPEIHKSNISRNAYNQLEELVPEDYFLEGGE; this is encoded by the coding sequence ATGATTATCAAGGCTGGGAAAATTAATAAGTCAAGAGGTAATATAGTTCTCACAATTGGTAAAGAAGATGTGAATAAAAATAATCTTGAAGATGGCGATTTTGTTATTTTAACCCCTCAAGAATATGAACAGTTAAAAACTTCTTCTGAAATTGAAGTTTCTACTTTAGAAGTAGTTCCTGATGATGAAGCTGTTGTTAAATTAGAATACGATCTTAAGGAAGCAAAGTCTAAAGAAAAGATTCTTTTTTCTAAAGTAGAAGAATTAGAAAATATTAATTTAGAGCTAACTACAAAATTATCTCAACTTGAAAAAGCAAATTATATTAATGGTAATGTTTTATCCGATTCTGAATCTGGCTCTCTTATTGATGAAGTTAAAAAATTAAATGGAGATATTGATGATTTAAATCAGGAAATTAAAAAATTAAACAAAGATTTAAATGAATCAAATGAGGAAAGAATAGAGTTATTACAAGACATGAATGTTTTAAAAACAAAAATGAGTTTTGATGCTGGGGAATTATCAAGACTTCATGAGCGAGAAGACAAACACAAAGAAATCTTAGAGATAATCCTTAGAACAAATAAAAACATTCTAGATGAAATTGTAAATAAAACATTAACAGCTACTATTAATGAGATAAATAAAGAATTATCTGAAACTGGTATTATAAGGCGAATTAGAGGTTTAACTATTGTAAAAGAACCTGAAATTCATAAATCTAATATTTCTCGTAATGCTTATAATCAGTTAGAAGAATTGGTTCCTGAAGATTATTTCCTTGAAGGTGGGGAATAG
- a CDS encoding HEAT repeat domain-containing protein yields MGLFGDLFKPKYKDNNPKIRLKAVKELDNQKILADIAKNDSDDNIRRIAIEGISDEVVLADIARYASDVDVRRIAVRGVRDKLVLIDIVKNDPSGYVRSVAILGIDSEDVLVDIAKKDDWSYVRLAALRGISDEDVLEDIARNDPSWPVRLAALKGISDEVVLADIAKKDDWSNVRLAALRGISDEVVLEDIAKNASYEDVRRAAIRAVGDEDL; encoded by the coding sequence ATGGGATTATTTGGCGATTTATTTAAACCAAAATATAAAGACAATAACCCTAAAATTAGATTAAAAGCTGTTAAAGAATTAGATAATCAAAAAATTTTAGCAGATATTGCTAAGAATGATTCCGATGATAATATTCGCCGTATTGCTATTGAGGGCATTAGTGATGAGGTGGTTTTGGCGGATATTGCTAGATATGCTTCTGATGTGGATGTTCGCCGTATTGCTGTTAGAGGTGTTAGGGATAAGCTTGTTTTAATTGATATTGTTAAAAATGATCCCTCTGGCTATGTTCGTAGTGTTGCTATTTTGGGTATTGATAGTGAGGATGTTTTAGTGGATATTGCTAAAAAGGATGATTGGAGTTATGTTCGCCTTGCTGCTCTTAGAGGTATTAGTGATGAGGATGTTTTAGAAGATATTGCTAGAAATGATCCCTCTTGGCCTGTTCGCCTTGCTGCTCTTAAAGGTATTAGTGATGAGGTGGTTTTAGCGGATATTGCTAAAAAGGATGACTGGAGTAATGTTCGCCTTGCTGCTCTTAGAGGTATTTCTGATGAGGTGGTTTTAGAGGATATTGCAAAGAATGCTTCTTATGAAGATGTTCGTCGTGCTGCTATTAGAGCTGTTGGTGATGAGGATCTTTAG